One part of the Lachnospiraceae bacterium JLR.KK002 genome encodes these proteins:
- a CDS encoding YlxM family DNA-binding protein: protein MERKVMQTYLYDFYGELLTEHQRDIFEDFVLNDLSLSEIAREEGISRQGVHDLVKRCDRILEGYEEKLHLLERFLKTKEKVTRIRTLSRNCQEQRESEVMAEIEAISNEILEEL, encoded by the coding sequence ATGGAAAGAAAAGTAATGCAGACTTACCTCTATGATTTTTACGGAGAACTGCTCACAGAACACCAGAGGGATATTTTTGAAGACTTTGTGCTGAATGATTTATCCCTGAGCGAGATTGCCAGGGAAGAAGGAATCAGCCGCCAGGGAGTTCACGACCTGGTGAAACGGTGTGACAGGATACTGGAAGGATATGAGGAGAAGCTGCATCTTCTGGAACGGTTTCTGAAGACGAAAGAGAAGGTCACCCGAATCCGGACACTCAGCCGGAACTGTCAGGAACAGAGAGAATCGGAGGTAATGGCGGAGATTGAAGCCATTTCCAATGAGATATTAGAGGAGTTATGA
- the ffh gene encoding signal recognition particle protein: MAFDSLSEKLQSVFKSLRSKGLLTEEDVKTALKEVKLALLEADVNFKVVKQFVKSVQERAVGQDVMNGLNPGQMVIKIVNEELVSLMGSETTEISLKPGSEITVIMMAGLQGAGKTTTTAKIAGKLKQKGRKPLLAACDVYRPAAIQQLQINGEKQGVEVFSMGDSHKPVNIARAAVEHARTKGFNVVILDTAGRLHVDEDMMEELQEIKAQVDVHQTILVVDAMTGQDAVNVASTFEEKIGIDGVVLTKLDGDTRGGAALSIRAVTGKPLLYVGMGEKLSDLEQFYPDRMANRILGMGDVLTLIEKAQENIDEEKARELEQKMKKAEFGFDDYLESMNQMKKMGGLSSLLSMMPGIGSSQIAEIENAMDEKKMARIEGIIYSMTPKERANPSILNPSRKHRIAQGAGVDISEVNRLVKQFEQSRKMMKQMPGLMGGKGKRRGGFKLPFGF, translated from the coding sequence ATGGCATTTGACAGCTTGTCAGAAAAACTGCAGAGCGTATTCAAATCTCTGCGGAGTAAAGGACTTCTTACGGAAGAAGATGTAAAAACAGCATTGAAAGAAGTAAAGCTGGCGCTGCTGGAAGCGGATGTCAACTTTAAAGTAGTAAAACAGTTTGTGAAATCTGTGCAGGAGCGGGCCGTCGGCCAGGATGTGATGAACGGACTGAATCCCGGCCAGATGGTAATAAAAATTGTAAATGAAGAACTGGTATCCCTGATGGGGTCTGAGACCACGGAGATTTCCTTAAAGCCGGGCAGTGAGATTACTGTAATCATGATGGCGGGCCTGCAGGGTGCGGGTAAGACCACCACCACCGCCAAGATAGCGGGAAAACTGAAACAGAAGGGCAGAAAGCCTCTGCTGGCAGCCTGCGACGTTTACCGGCCTGCAGCTATTCAGCAGCTGCAGATTAATGGGGAAAAGCAGGGCGTGGAAGTATTTTCCATGGGAGACAGCCATAAGCCTGTGAATATTGCCAGAGCGGCAGTGGAACATGCCAGAACCAAAGGCTTTAACGTGGTGATTCTGGATACGGCCGGACGACTCCATGTGGATGAAGACATGATGGAGGAACTGCAGGAAATCAAGGCACAGGTGGACGTACACCAGACCATTCTGGTGGTGGACGCCATGACCGGACAGGACGCAGTAAACGTAGCTTCCACATTTGAAGAAAAAATCGGTATCGACGGCGTGGTACTGACCAAGCTGGACGGTGATACCAGAGGCGGAGCGGCATTGTCCATCCGGGCAGTGACAGGCAAGCCCCTGTTATATGTGGGTATGGGAGAAAAACTTTCCGATTTGGAGCAGTTCTATCCGGACCGTATGGCCAACCGGATTCTGGGTATGGGAGATGTGCTGACGCTGATTGAAAAGGCGCAGGAGAACATCGACGAGGAAAAAGCCAGAGAACTGGAACAGAAGATGAAGAAGGCGGAATTCGGCTTTGACGACTATCTGGAGTCCATGAACCAGATGAAGAAAATGGGCGGTCTTTCCAGTCTGCTCAGTATGATGCCCGGAATTGGAAGTTCCCAGATTGCTGAAATTGAAAACGCCATGGACGAGAAGAAAATGGCCAGAATTGAAGGCATTATTTATTCCATGACGCCGAAGGAGCGGGCCAATCCCTCCATTTTGAATCCCAGCCGGAAACACAGGATAGCCCAGGGAGCCGGCGTGGACATCAGCGAAGTAAACCGTCTGGTGAAGCAGTTTGAGCAGAGCCGGAAAATGATGAAGCAGATGCCGGGGCTGATGGGCGGCAAAGGGAAACGCCGGGGCGGATTTAAACTGCCCTTTGGATTTTAG